In the Pseudanabaena sp. PCC 7367 genome, one interval contains:
- the istB gene encoding IS21-like element helper ATPase IstB, translating to MEQKATQQHWAYDRFLLALCELELDYRQQNRIKRALAEAKLPTGKSFTSFDFEHCPSFKSAPLIQLAQDTAWLDRAENCLLFGPSGVGKTHLAAALGRSMIEMGKRVKFFSAYALLQHLQQAKLQLQLASILAKLDRFDLLIIDDLGYVKKSEAETSVLFELIAHRYERKSLIITANQPFSQWDHIFADDMMTVAAVDRLIHHALIVEIHADSFRKRNAVERSQK from the coding sequence ATCGAGCAGAAGGCCACCCAACAGCATTGGGCTTACGACCGGTTCTTGCTCGCTCTGTGCGAATTGGAACTGGATTATCGCCAACAGAATCGGATCAAACGAGCTCTCGCTGAGGCTAAATTACCTACTGGTAAAAGCTTTACCTCTTTCGATTTTGAACATTGCCCTAGTTTCAAATCAGCGCCACTGATCCAACTGGCACAAGATACGGCCTGGTTGGATAGGGCCGAAAACTGCTTGCTATTTGGACCTTCCGGGGTCGGTAAAACTCATCTTGCTGCTGCGCTCGGGCGCTCGATGATTGAAATGGGCAAACGGGTTAAGTTCTTCTCGGCCTATGCTTTGCTACAACATCTACAGCAAGCCAAACTACAACTTCAGCTTGCCTCTATCCTTGCCAAACTTGACCGCTTTGATTTACTCATTATTGATGATCTTGGCTATGTCAAAAAATCTGAGGCTGAAACTTCCGTCCTGTTTGAGCTGATTGCTCATCGTTATGAACGCAAAAGCCTCATCATTACTGCTAATCAGCCTTTCTCGCAATGGGATCACATCTTTGCCGATGACATGATGACTGTTGCTGCCGTTGACCGCCTCATTCATCATGCTCTCATTGTTGAAATTCATGCTGATAGTTTCCGTAAAC
- the istA gene encoding IS21 family transposase: MSGQYIKQYQVQVYKKAREVGCNQNESAEIAGISVRSGSRIEQGKHQPKSKGERDWRTRRDPLSGVWEEELEPMLRREPRLEAMTLYEYLAEHYPGQYEQQLRTLQRRVQVWKSIHGKPQEVMFEIRHQPGEMGLSDFTELKQVEVTIKGKQYEHLLYHYRLAYSGWQYVQVIEGGESFIGLSEGLQNALHACGGVPKQHRTDNLSAAYRNMAGKRHKPLTQFYAELCEHYGMSPSRNNPGVAHENGSIESPHGHFKRRLRQALYLRGSFEFESVSAYQEFIEQVVAKLNCKCSAKFAEEKVTLQPLPRYRCADYEELTVRVTCHSTISVRCILYTVPSRLIGRQLNIHIYHNRLVGYLGQQQVVELPRLRVHGSAKIRRARCINYRHVIDSLRRKPRAFIYCTWQQDLLPNQQWRQLWQRLQADFEIDNAARIMVEALYIAAKHDRETTVADYLETQLQQGTLSLKALQQQFLLPQQQLSVPQLNVQQHSLSAYDQLLETKPEQYSEPDTQTATTLAHAPTLADYRAEGHPTALGLRPVLARSVRIGTGLSPTESDQTSSR, encoded by the coding sequence GTGTCAGGTCAATATATAAAACAATATCAAGTGCAAGTGTACAAGAAAGCACGAGAGGTCGGCTGCAATCAAAATGAGTCAGCCGAGATTGCCGGCATATCAGTCCGTAGCGGCAGCCGTATTGAGCAAGGCAAACACCAGCCCAAGAGTAAAGGTGAGCGAGATTGGCGCACCCGCCGAGATCCGCTATCAGGAGTGTGGGAGGAAGAGCTAGAGCCAATGCTTCGACGTGAGCCTCGTCTAGAGGCGATGACATTGTATGAATATCTAGCCGAGCATTATCCAGGCCAATATGAGCAACAATTGCGTACCTTACAAAGGCGAGTGCAGGTATGGAAAAGTATCCATGGCAAACCGCAGGAGGTAATGTTTGAGATCCGCCATCAGCCCGGCGAAATGGGTCTATCAGATTTTACCGAGCTCAAACAGGTGGAAGTTACCATCAAAGGGAAACAATATGAGCACCTGCTGTACCACTACCGTCTGGCCTACAGTGGCTGGCAATATGTGCAGGTAATCGAGGGTGGCGAGAGCTTTATCGGCTTGTCTGAAGGATTACAGAATGCGCTGCATGCCTGTGGTGGTGTACCAAAGCAGCATCGCACCGATAATTTGAGTGCTGCCTATCGGAATATGGCGGGCAAACGGCATAAACCACTAACCCAATTCTATGCCGAGCTATGTGAACACTATGGCATGAGTCCAAGTCGCAATAACCCAGGCGTGGCTCATGAAAATGGCTCCATCGAATCTCCCCATGGACATTTCAAGCGCCGGTTGCGCCAAGCTCTGTATTTGCGTGGCAGCTTTGAGTTTGAGTCAGTGAGTGCATATCAAGAATTTATCGAGCAGGTGGTTGCCAAGCTCAATTGTAAATGCAGCGCCAAGTTTGCCGAGGAAAAAGTAACCCTACAACCACTACCGAGATATCGCTGTGCCGATTACGAAGAATTGACGGTGCGGGTGACCTGCCACAGCACCATTTCGGTGCGCTGCATTCTTTACACGGTGCCATCAAGACTGATTGGCAGGCAGCTGAATATTCATATCTATCACAACCGCCTGGTCGGTTATTTGGGGCAGCAACAAGTGGTGGAACTACCCCGTTTGCGAGTACATGGGTCAGCCAAAATCCGCCGTGCTCGCTGTATTAACTACCGCCATGTAATTGATAGCCTCAGGCGTAAACCCCGTGCCTTTATTTACTGCACCTGGCAGCAAGACCTATTGCCTAATCAACAATGGCGGCAGCTGTGGCAGAGGTTACAGGCTGATTTTGAAATCGATAATGCAGCGCGCATCATGGTTGAAGCCCTCTATATTGCTGCCAAGCACGATAGAGAAACTACAGTGGCCGACTATCTTGAAACCCAACTGCAGCAGGGCACTCTCAGCCTGAAGGCTCTACAGCAACAGTTCCTACTACCCCAGCAGCAATTGAGCGTACCTCAACTAAACGTACAACAACATTCGCTTTCAGCCTATGACCAACTCCTCGAAACCAAACCCGAACAATACTCTGAGCCTGATACTCAAACAGCTACGACTCTCGCACATGCTCCAACATTGGCAGACTATCGAGCAGAAGGCCACCCAACAGCATTGGGCTTACGACCGGTTCTTGCTCGCTCTGTGCGAATTGGAACTGGATTATCGCCAACAGAATCGGATCAAACGAGCTCTCGCTGA